A segment of the Dermacentor andersoni chromosome 5, qqDerAnde1_hic_scaffold, whole genome shotgun sequence genome:
CCAAATCGAGAACCTTCACAGGAGCCAACCGAATCCGACCATGAAACTGAGCCGCAGGCTTCAAAAGACGAAGCCGAACCTGAACTTGAACGTGATATAAATGCTCATTCTGAACAGGAATTCGGACGCGCTATAGAACGAACAGACTCGACACCTGAACCAGAACCACGTCCAACACAAAATCCAAGCCAGCCAGAACGACAGGATATGGTTCTACCAGCTGAGTCAGCTGATGAGACGAGACAAGTGCATCCCCAAGAGCTTAATGAGACTGACCATACTGCAGAACGTGCGTTACAGCCGGTTGTATCCACACCTGAGTCAGAGCCACGGCCTTCAGAAGAGGAAGccgcacctgaacgtgagaaagTAGTTACTGAAGAGGCTATTCAAACTAAAAATGAAGAGGCACCTGTGACTGAACCAAATGCACCTACAACTGAATCTGAGTGGCACCTAACGGAACAGCCAACCGAGAGTGAGATCGACACAGAGCCCGCTGTTCAGCAGGCTGAGCCTGCAGGCGAGCAAGAACAAGCGTCTTTCGAAAAATTGGCCGCTACGACACTTCAACCAGAACCACAACCCACTGATGGACAAGCAGTAGCAGAGACAGTACGGCAATCAGATGATTTTCAGCCCGCATCTACTGAACTTGGACACGCAGGAGTCCCAGAATCCACAGAGGAACCAGCAAAATCTCAAACACAACAACCAGATGAACCATCTGAAGTAGTGCACGACAAGACAGAGGCAACAGCCGAGCAAACTGTGGAGCCAGCACAGGAGTTAGCTGAAGCAGCACCGGAGCCTACTGCAGTAGCCCCTCAACTTGAGGCAGAAGCCGTGGAGGAGCCAGTTGGGATTGTGCGTGAGCCTTCCGAGACCATCCAAGGGCAACAACCTACACGTGAGCCCGAGCAACAGGATCAGACCACCGACATAGCGCAGCCTTTACATGAACCATTACAATCTGCATATGAATCCACAGGAAAGACAGGAGACCCAGACACCACAGAAAGTCAAGCCATACTTTCACCTCAGTCAGAGCAGTCTGTGCCTGATCCAGAACAAATAGTCACAAAACAGCCGTTTGAGGACAAGGATGAGCAAAGTGAAACTAAACCACAGCTGCGACCTACGCAACAACCTCTGTCTGTTCAAGACGAAGCTTCACCCAATTCAGATGCTCCGGGTACCGACATGGAACAGCTAACTCAAGAGCGCGTAGAATCTTCTACAGAGCTCGACCAGTCTGAAAAGCAAGCAGCGCCTGAATCAGCCGACGCACAGCCACAGCTTACAGAAGTAACTCAGGAACCACAACCTGCACCTGAGGCCGAGCTACCTCAACCAAAAGCAGCAGACGGCACTGTTGAGCCCTCGCCTTCAGCCAGTGAGGTACCAGTAGAAGCTAGGTCAGAAGCCCCAGCAGGACAATCCGATCAGATTAAGGCAAACCACACGGACAAATCGATAGAAATAAAACATCTAGAAGTTGCCTCCGATACAGAGGAGGACGCTGAGCCTACGAGTCCAGCTGAAACTGAGCCTCCAGTGTCAGAAAAGGCACCTGAGCCGCTTGAGCACAAAGCCGTTACAACTGAAATAGATTCCGATACTGCGCTCAGCCACCAAGACGACGCAAGTACCAGTGAGCCAAATGCCTCTAATCAGGACGCAATACATCAGGCAAGCGAAGGGCCGTCTGGGACTGCTCAGTTTGAGCCGGCCCCCACAGACGCAGCGGAACAAGCTTCTAACGTCGCCGAGCCAACGCTTGAGCCCGAGAGCTCCGCCGGTATTGCGGTGGCTGAAGAGCAATCAGAAGCTGACAACACATATGAGGAGACAGAAAAGCCTGCAGTGTTCGATGACGTCGACGATGAAGGGACAAGAAGCAACGCCATTGAGATTGACTACTACACGTGAATGCAGAGTGACAGCAGTGCTGATAAGGAATTGAGACAGAAGAAACAGCTTAAATTGTGTTTCTTCTGGTTTCCCTACTTTCCCTATTATGGTACTATTTATTTTGACGGGAAAAGTGCTAAAGCTGGCACATATACAGTTTTATTGGCTTGTGTCGCAGCATGTTCATCTGTGTTTCGACAGCGTAGCAGGGTAGGTATCAATACCAAACAAACTATAGACTCTACAGATTGCTCAGGGAAGCATAATGTCATAACGACATTGAAATCGAAATAGCTGCTCGGCAGTGCTTATTGGATGACTGAAGAAATCGATAGCTCAGGGCCTTCGAGCATTGTGTGAAGAAATTTAATAAATTGTGTATTGTGCTGCCCAGACATTAACATCACATTTAATTGTTTACTCATTTAGTCACAGCTTTAAACACGTGCGTGCTATGTTACTCACTCAGAGCTAAAATTATGTTTGTGTTGCCATCTACGTCACTTCAAATTATATCGAAATTCCTGATATACTTCTTCCTCGTGCACAATAAAATATCTGCAGGACATAATGTCACAGATTGGTGCAATTACCGGAATTCACGTGCTGCTATTTTCGCGGCAAACTTACAGATTacagatgtatgtatgtatgcatgtatgtatgtatgtatgtatgtatgtatgtatgtatgtatgtatgtatgtatgtatgtatgtaggcatgtatgtatgtatgtatgtatgtatgtatgtatgtatgtatgtatgtatgtatgtatgtatgtatgtatgtatgtatgtatgtccgcACTCCAAGAGGACTTGGAGTGTGGTCTCGAAGATGATGAATAGGATTTCGAACAAACGCTCTTCGACGCACCTTGGCTCAGCAATGAAAAGCTATCTTAATTACACCTACGCTTCTCCCAGTAGCAATATATTGTAACAAGATTGAATATATGTAACGTTGGTTTGATTCCGCGTAGCATGGAAGAAATTTCAAAGAGATTGTTTTTCTCATTAAGGTTGGGTAATACACAGCCCGACATACCGAGGTTGCcttcaaagaagttcattgaacaACAGCCCTTGCCCCGTGACCAAAGTAAGCGTGTTGGTTACTGAGACACTTTTGTGTGCTTGAAGGTCATGCCTTGCAGAAGACCAACAAAataaatagcagcaaataaaatgtggtgtatttcttgtgttttcattgaTCGAGCCGAACATGCTTTCACAATTTTTTCACCGCGTTCACTCGATAGCAATGGCATTCTGCTACCAAGAACAAGTTCTAGAGTTTGATTACGGCAGAAGAGTGCTTACTTGGGCCAGTTAGTGCAATTTTTCGGGTTCTGACAGGTGCAGGTCTTCGTCCTGCCACATTTGGTGTTATTCCACTTGGCATTAACATGTGCCAACTATCCAGCCCTTCGTTTGTACTTCATATCATTCCTACTCTCTGATGCCCCGTTATTATGCGTTTTTTcgggctatttatttatttatttatttatttgatgccATAAATCGCCGAAGCTCGAAAGAGGGGAGTGAGGTTACAGGTGAAAAAGGAAATCAAAATTCAGACTGtattcatgtatgtatgtatgtatgtatgtatgtatgtatgtatgtatgtatgtatgtatgtatgtatgtatgtatgtatgtatgtatgtatgtatgtatgtatgtatgtatgtacgtatgtatgtatgtatgtatgtatgtatgtatgtccagACTCCAAGAAGTCTTGAATTGTGTTCTCGAAGATAACGATGAAGATTTGGAACTAACGCTCTTCGACGCACATTGGCTCAGCAATTAAAAGCTGAGCCAATGTGCACCTACGCTTCTCCCAGTAACAATACATTCAAATAAGATTCAATATCTGGGACGTTGGTCTGATTCCGCGTAGCACCGAAGAAATTTAAAAGATATTGTTTTTCTCATTAAGGTCGGGTAGTACATAGCGGCACGTACCGAAGTTGCCTTCAAAGTGGTTCATTAAATAACGACCCTTGCACCGTGACCAAAGTAGGCCTCAGAAGGGTTCGTTTAACAGCGGCACATACCATGTGTTATACAGCCAATGTCCCAAGTTGGTACGACAGTTGGTCTCAAACTGGGTTCCTTTATAACATCAGTCCAATGTTCTACCCATTTGACGATAGATTACCCAGTGACCAATGTTGAAGAGCGCGGACATACATGCATCCTCGTAAATAGATACAAACAGACATACCGCCACTGGGGGAAGTTCCTACAGAGTGCCAAGTGCATTAAATTTCCGCCAATACAAAGCTCATGACTGCTGTCgctaatgcaattagcattcaagcaatgcagACATACACCGTATTTCCACCGCCGAAAAGCGTCATCTATGATGCGTGTATTTTTTTCTCCGAGCAATGCTACTAGGTACAACGTGACATAACTTGCGAACAATAGAACTCAAACATATTTGACAACGTGATCACAGTGCTTGCTAACCCAAAATTCACAAGATTTTATTACAACGTTTGCACAATAACTCCCAACAAGTCCTCAGTAATTAGATCATCGCCATAGCATTGGCGGAAGGCTTGGCTGTGTGCGGGAACACGGGGCAAGACAATCAGGACGCCAAATAATGAAGCCTTGCTGGATGAATAAGACCAATAGAAACCTTTAAACAAATAGGTTCGCAAAAGCTTGCAGTGCCTGTGGGGTGCAGAGCACTGGGTTCATTGCCCTCTGTGATTTTTTTTAGTTCCCGCAGAAATGCGCCGCGGCCGATCAAATAAATAGCGGCAATGAGAGGCTTTGTTGCAAAAAATAAGTTGAACCGAGCGATTAGACAAAAAAATATTGGCTCCagtccacgctgtgaaggtggttggccagcaaAGCTACGGTATCACATGATCCGGTGGACCAATGTaacgtagccttgaactgggtTTTGCCGAGCCacagcacgacgccgttgtgcatattggcGTTGCTGTTTTTATTGTCGCTCAACATATCCGAGCTGCTCTTCAGGCGCCCTCAATGTGCGTGCCTTGTTATGGGCAGGAACCGCTTCGCCCAAACCTAGCCTGCCCAtaacgccgttgtgcatattaacgttgctgttcccgtcgccgctcatcgtgttcacgATGCTCATCGGTAGTCTTAACTATCTGTGGCCTTTCCGTAGTGCTAAcagaaaacaaatgaaatcacttGCTAGGCGGGTtgttcttttacatatgaaagtgtagttaaGTCACTCCGTGCTTCgtatgctgcagttgccgcgtCCTGCCGACTGCAGTTTATGCAACcgcaatatttaccgggaaacgcttgcggcgaacgctatactCGAAGGCGAGCTGTCTAGTTCAATCTCTTtatctggttctttcttttttttcctctttgcaCACGCTGCCGCAGATGCGTGAAGGCGAGCTGCGAGGAACCGAGCAGTGCACGTGGCGCGTGCCTCCCACTGTGATTCGTTTAGTTTTTTTGCCAACGGACATAAAAGGTGTACTGGGGGGTAGAGGTACGCAGCTTCACTATAAAACGCGCCAAATTTAAATGCGTTCCCAAAAACAATACGGCGTCGTGGCGACaatggtgaaataacaaaaatatTGCCACCTGCAAGGGGATGCTGTAGGAGTCGTTAAATGAGACAGGCCAGCAAGACGACATGGGAGAAGTAGACACGCTCCTGAAGGAGGCTTAGCACCCCCAACCCTTCCTGTAAGCGTTGTTTCACCTGCTCTTATAAACAGCGCCCGTGTTTCACAACATACAGGGCAACATCAAACACAAAATCCGTCGTGGCACTACGAACAGCGATGGTGAGCTCAATAGAATATTGATGTTAAACACGAAAATGCTAATCTGATGGGGCTCGTTCCTCAATCTCTCTCGACATAGTCTGTAGGGGTGCAGTATTTGGGCATATTAGATTTGGCATCTCATCTGCGTGCCAGCACTTTTAACATTTACCTTAGGTACTAGACCGATTGACTATTAAAAACCAGGGAGCTTATTCGAGGGACGTAGCAGTAAAGTGCTTCAAATTATGTTTGCCCAATAATGTTCTTAACGTGCGCCGAGAGCAATGTActcgagcgcttttgcatttcgcagtTCCAGAACACAGACACCGCAGCCGGGAGCCCCATCGACGTTTTGGAACGACGAGTTAGGAGCTGAAGGCTCCACACGGAGTTGTGCGAGGTAGCTTAAAGCATCTGTATTGTGAAGGCAAGCACAACCTCGCTTTTGCATAGACGTTACGAATGCaatgttgacaaaaaaaaaaagaacacggacCTCTGGAGCCCGACGCACATGCAAGGCTGCCAACGACCCGGAGGCACATACAGCTACTGCGATACTAGGAACAGTTGTTGCTGTAACGCACTCTGGAGAAGCCACTAAGGAATCAACAAAAGTTCAAGTATTCGGCGGTGTCAGCAGTTATAAAGCGCAATGAATGCATCGTGCAAATGATTGCGATGACCTTAAAACGAAACAGCAGAGGGAGAAATTTTTATATGGACATGAAAGCTCCTGTTGATGCATCATCAGGGACAAGTGTATAAGAGGTTGCTATCTAGGGACCAAAGACTGCATTGATGACTGATGAATGGGttttaatggcacaagggcccGTTCTG
Coding sequences within it:
- the LOC140218457 gene encoding uncharacterized protein, which encodes MTNGVYTAVLVAITFAICPASNGQYFLGCPPVDDVHDAVTILPNPFNCSTFYICAQGTPLLFVCPGNLQFNYELQVCDYPERANCFELQQYPEPVTTNLPVFQPRAEHLLPEQAAKSEHEAGPNPTSEEAVLTPELKPEHAQERAQSDTQDMVIPSNLIDEPLQTRSEEQVNKDDLVEPLETIGTPEPQPSQEQAEPQHQQKDNERSDETERELEPVAERTNGAPGFELQPAGNPTEPGTQDTVMTAESTDKPNREPSQEPTESDHETEPQASKDEAEPELERDINAHSEQEFGRAIERTDSTPEPEPRPTQNPSQPERQDMVLPAESADETRQVHPQELNETDHTAERALQPVVSTPESEPRPSEEEAAPEREKVVTEEAIQTKNEEAPVTEPNAPTTESEWHLTEQPTESEIDTEPAVQQAEPAGEQEQASFEKLAATTLQPEPQPTDGQAVAETVRQSDDFQPASTELGHAGVPESTEEPAKSQTQQPDEPSEVVHDKTEATAEQTVEPAQELAEAAPEPTAVAPQLEAEAVEEPVGIVREPSETIQGQQPTREPEQQDQTTDIAQPLHEPLQSAYESTGKTGDPDTTESQAILSPQSEQSVPDPEQIVTKQPFEDKDEQSETKPQLRPTQQPLSVQDEASPNSDAPGTDMEQLTQERVESSTELDQSEKQAAPESADAQPQLTEVTQEPQPAPEAELPQPKAADGTVEPSPSASEVPVEARSEAPAGQSDQIKANHTDKSIEIKHLEVASDTEEDAEPTSPAETEPPVSEKAPEPLEHKAVTTEIDSDTALSHQDDASTSEPNASNQDAIHQASEGPSGTAQFEPAPTDAAEQASNVAEPTLEPESSAGIAVAEEQSEADNTYEETEKPAVFDDVDDEGTRSNAIEIDYYT